The Vicia villosa cultivar HV-30 ecotype Madison, WI unplaced genomic scaffold, Vvil1.0 ctg.000911F_1_1, whole genome shotgun sequence genome has a segment encoding these proteins:
- the LOC131632186 gene encoding proteasome subunit alpha type-3: MSSIGTGYDLSVTTFSPDGRVFQIEYAAKAVDNSGTVIGIKCKDGIVLGVEKLIPSKMMLPGSNRRIHAVHRHSGMAVAGLAADGRQIVARAKSEANNYDSVYGDPIPVKELADRVASYVHLCTLYWWLRPFGCGVILGGYDRDGPQLYMVEPSGVSYRYFGAAIGKGRQAAKTEIEKLKLADLTCRQGVIEVAKIIYGVHDEAKDKDFELEMSWVCEESNRQHEKVPEELLEEAKTAAKAALEEMDAD; encoded by the exons ATGAGTAGCATCGGAACAGGCTACGATCTATCCGTCACTACTTTCTCTCCTGACGGTCGCGTTTTCCAGATCGAGTATGCTGCCAAAGCCGTCGATAACAGCGG GACTGTTATTGGGATCAAATGCAAAGATGGAATTGTGTTG GGTGTTGAGAAGCTTATTCCTTCGAAAATGATGCTTCCCGGTTCCAATAGAAGAATACACGCTGTTCATCGCCACTCTGGAATG GCTGTAGCAGGATTAGCTGCAGATGGCAGGCAGATCGTTGCGAGGGCTAAATCTGAAGCAAATAACTATGACAG TGTGTACGGTGATCCAATTCCTGTTAAAGAGCTTGCTGATCGCGTGGCCAGCTATGTGCACCTTTGTACATTATATTGGTGGCTCAG ACCTTTCGGCTGTGGTGTCATACTAGGTGGTTACGACAGAGATGGACCACAATTGTACATGGTTGAACCTTCTGGTGTCTCTTAT AGGTACTTCGGTGCTGCAATTGGAAAGGGCAGGCAGGCTGCGAAAAC AGAGATTGAAAAGTTGAAGCTTGCTGATTTGACCTGCAGACAGGGAGTTATTGAAGTAGCTAAGAT TATATATGGAGTTCATGATGAGGCCAAGGATAAAGATTTCGAACTTGAAATGAGCTGGGTGTGTGAGGAATCAAATCGTCAACATGAAAAG GTCCCAGAGGAGCTTCTAGAAGAAGCTAAGACAGCCGCCAAAGCAGCTCTTGAAGAAATGGATGCAGATTAA
- the LOC131632160 gene encoding mitochondrial import receptor subunit TOM20-like — MDLQSNDFDRLLFFEHARKTAEAEYAANPLDADNLTRWGGALLELSQFQSFPESKKMTQEAITRLEEAISVNPNKHDALWCLGNALTSQAFLNPDPDEAKVHFDRAAVYFQQAVDEDPSNELYRKSLEVAAKAPELHVEIHKHGLGQQSAGSAGPSSSSGAKTQKKKKDSDLKYDIFGWIILAVGIVTWVGLAKSNLPPPPPPPR, encoded by the exons ATGGATTTGCAATCCAACGATTTCGATCGCCTTTTGTTCTTCGAGCACGCTCGCAAAACCGCTGAAGCTGAATACGCTGCCAATCCTCTCGATGCTGAT AATTTGACAAGATGGGGTGGAGCTTTGTTAGAGTTGTCTCAGTTTCAGAGTTTTCCAGAATCAAAGAAGATGACTCAAG AGGCTATTACAAGGCTTGAGGAGGCCATTTCTGTGAATCCCAACAAGCACGATGCTCTTTGGTGCCTGGGAAACGCTCTCACTTCACAAGCATTTTTAAACCCAGATCCGGATGAAGCTAAAGTTCATTTTGACAGGGCAGCTGTGTACTTTCAACAAGCCGTTGATGAG GATCCTTCGAATGAACTTTACCGCAAATCATTGGAAGTCGCTGCTAAG GCTCCCGAGCTACATGTGGAGATCCATAAGCATGGATTAGGTCAGCAATCAGCAGGGTCGGCTGGACCCTCCTCTTCTTCTGGCGCAAAG actcaaaagaaaaagaaggacaGTGATCTGAAATATGACATATTTGGATGGATAATCTTGGCTGTTGGCATTGTTACATGGGTGGGGTTAGCAAAATCGAACCTTCCACCACCGCCTCCGCCTCCACGATAA